In Acinetobacter sp. WCHAc010034, a genomic segment contains:
- a CDS encoding DUF11 domain-containing protein, giving the protein MKQHFQLSKVAAALAVAGGVSLFGSSAMAAASTPLAGQNISNVATATYTDNTQTERVVTSNVVKTLVAQVGSFTLVQSNERQTAANSSVSFPHILTNTGNGTDSFTLSIANDAGTFDWASYDVYIDRNQDGVADNGAAALTPTTAIELAAGESIGLVVVAKTPLAAAAGQNDSLTLTATAKTTALYDAGKNTASNTDKATIITGAVIEIKKEASVSTIGANGYITYTLTFQNKGTAAAASDVIIYDVLPSNVTFADTADAKLTAHYNGSTSALTRDGTDSDKFAYVASGRSDAKEAFTFNAGKLAAGSTGKLTFTVKVKTAAANGEKITNTAYADTDGFTPGTNTPLTPDNVPSVPPATPDTSLVPSNPNNVTVVGTTAHSINDDASASWIDNNVPAGSAAGIDDQVHTTASQGQAIVFGNNATGGDVIYVHNSGTTTDSYNLNVATAAGSSLPAGSIVEILKADGKTPVTDNNTGPIQAGGSLKFVVRVTLPTNGTVADGTTLTMTSTSANNSSNKDTISLVVDAFTKSAVDLVHNKGTAGTPDYVGDGANSSTGVPDTALVPGTSKPLDVTIQNTGGTPDNYNIAVEGVPTGWTAEVFGKDAAGNCTNTKVTNSGTIANGSTGSYCLVVTAPDGTPATSVPETITVKISSPSTGSNDSIGFKLTVAEQRAISFTPDRQGQLAPGGSIIYSHTLTNIGNVAEAAGGKTLNFALPTPTAGETVTVYVDVNGDGLLDDVKERVTGTGAGTLNSILQNAKFDKAGLAGLQQGESVTVYVKVEAAATATAGQSYTSTVQIQPESGAALGSNSILSITDRTVINLGSVRLEKFQFAADCTAAPADADYTVNLQNAKPGQCVFYKVTATNQGNADATAVVINDAVPAYTTYKTGSIARNPLTQGDAPTESGGNVNYKVGTLTPGTSATLKFAVTVDKAAP; this is encoded by the coding sequence ATGAAACAACATTTTCAATTAAGTAAAGTCGCGGCTGCTTTAGCAGTTGCGGGTGGGGTATCTCTGTTTGGCAGTTCTGCGATGGCCGCAGCTTCTACGCCTTTAGCAGGTCAAAATATCAGTAACGTTGCAACCGCAACGTATACAGACAATACGCAGACTGAGCGTGTTGTAACGTCTAACGTGGTTAAAACCCTTGTAGCGCAAGTAGGCAGCTTTACTCTTGTGCAGTCTAACGAACGTCAGACAGCGGCCAACAGTAGTGTAAGCTTCCCGCATATCTTGACCAACACTGGTAATGGCACAGACTCATTCACGCTCAGCATTGCAAATGATGCCGGCACTTTCGACTGGGCCAGCTATGATGTCTATATTGACCGCAATCAGGATGGCGTAGCGGATAATGGCGCTGCTGCTTTAACTCCAACAACAGCGATTGAATTAGCTGCTGGCGAATCTATCGGCCTGGTTGTGGTTGCTAAAACGCCGCTAGCGGCAGCGGCAGGCCAGAATGACAGCCTAACTCTAACTGCAACAGCAAAAACAACGGCTTTATATGATGCCGGCAAAAATACAGCGTCCAATACTGATAAAGCGACTATTATTACCGGCGCAGTCATTGAAATTAAAAAAGAAGCCAGCGTCAGCACAATTGGTGCGAATGGCTACATTACCTATACTTTGACTTTCCAGAATAAAGGCACAGCAGCCGCTGCATCAGACGTCATTATCTATGACGTGTTGCCAAGCAATGTAACATTTGCTGATACGGCTGATGCCAAATTAACTGCGCATTATAATGGCAGCACTTCAGCATTAACTCGTGATGGTACAGATAGTGATAAATTTGCTTATGTAGCTAGTGGCCGTAGCGATGCGAAAGAGGCCTTTACCTTTAATGCAGGCAAGCTTGCTGCCGGTTCAACCGGTAAGTTAACTTTTACTGTTAAAGTAAAAACGGCTGCTGCCAATGGCGAGAAAATCACCAACACCGCATACGCAGATACTGATGGCTTTACGCCAGGTACAAATACGCCATTAACGCCGGATAATGTCCCATCTGTTCCGCCGGCAACTCCAGACACGAGTCTTGTTCCATCCAACCCGAACAATGTCACTGTTGTAGGCACAACAGCACACTCGATTAACGATGATGCATCTGCCTCTTGGATTGACAACAATGTTCCAGCCGGCAGTGCTGCAGGCATTGACGACCAAGTTCATACAACAGCTTCGCAAGGCCAGGCTATTGTCTTCGGCAATAACGCTACAGGTGGCGATGTTATTTATGTTCACAACTCCGGCACAACTACAGATAGCTATAATCTGAATGTTGCTACAGCCGCTGGCTCATCTTTGCCGGCCGGCAGCATTGTTGAAATTCTGAAAGCGGATGGAAAAACTCCGGTGACAGACAACAATACAGGCCCAATTCAGGCTGGCGGCAGCCTGAAATTTGTGGTGCGCGTTACTTTGCCAACTAACGGCACAGTAGCGGACGGCACTACGCTGACCATGACTAGCACTTCAGCCAACAACAGCAGCAATAAAGATACCATTTCTCTAGTTGTTGATGCCTTTACGAAAAGCGCTGTAGACTTGGTGCATAATAAAGGTACAGCAGGCACACCAGACTATGTCGGCGACGGCGCGAACAGCAGCACAGGCGTTCCTGACACGGCTTTAGTCCCGGGCACATCTAAGCCGCTGGACGTTACCATCCAGAATACAGGTGGCACGCCGGACAACTACAATATTGCTGTTGAAGGCGTTCCAACGGGCTGGACAGCAGAGGTCTTTGGAAAAGACGCTGCCGGCAACTGTACAAATACGAAAGTAACCAACTCAGGCACGATTGCGAATGGCAGTACGGGCAGCTACTGTCTAGTCGTTACTGCGCCAGACGGCACGCCAGCAACAAGTGTTCCTGAAACCATTACAGTCAAGATCAGTTCGCCATCTACCGGCAGCAACGACAGCATTGGATTTAAGCTGACGGTTGCAGAACAGCGCGCCATCAGCTTTACGCCGGACCGTCAAGGCCAGCTGGCGCCAGGCGGCAGCATTATTTACAGCCATACTCTAACCAACATTGGTAACGTAGCTGAAGCAGCTGGCGGAAAAACACTGAACTTTGCTTTACCAACGCCGACAGCTGGTGAAACAGTTACTGTTTATGTAGATGTGAATGGTGATGGCCTGCTGGATGATGTTAAAGAGCGTGTAACAGGCACTGGCGCGGGCACCTTAAACAGCATTCTGCAAAATGCAAAATTTGATAAAGCTGGACTGGCAGGCTTACAGCAAGGTGAGTCTGTTACTGTTTATGTAAAAGTTGAAGCGGCTGCAACAGCAACTGCTGGCCAGTCTTATACGTCTACAGTGCAAATTCAGCCTGAATCAGGCGCTGCATTAGGTTCAAACAGCATTCTGTCGATTACAGACCGCACAGTAATCAACTTGGGTTCAGTCCGCTTGGAGAAATTCCAGTTTGCTGCAGACTGTACGGCTGCGCCGGCTGACGCTGATTACACTGTAAATCTGCAGAATGCTAAACCGGGCCAGTGTGTATTCTATAAAGTGACAGCAACCAACCAAGGTAATGCTGACGCAACAGCTGTTGTAATCAATGATGCCGTGCCTGCATATACAACATACAAAACCGGCTCTATTGCGCGGAATCCATTAACCCAGGGCGATGCGCCGACGGAATCTGGCGGCAATGTAAATTACAAGGTCGGCACTTTAACTCCAGGCACTTCTGCGACATTGAAGTTCGCCGTTACGGTTGATAAAGCCGCTCCATAA
- a CDS encoding sodium-dependent transporter yields the protein MSGNRENWTSRSGFIIAAVGSAVGLGNIWRFPYVAYENGGGAFLIPYLLALITAGLPLLFLDYATGHRSTGSPPKAYRALFKGGETLGWWQVCVCIIIGLYYASVLTWAGSYVYFSIGQAWGSDPESFFFNTYLQTSKASGFDLQFVSHLFWPIVGIWALTLIILFGGVKKGVELSNKIFMPLLFVLFTVLVVQSLRLPGAAEGLNAFFTPNWSAMMDYKVWLAAYGHTFFSLSVGFGIMVTYASYLKPKTNLTGSGLIVGFANASTEILAGIGIFAALGFMAHAAGKEVQDVVSGGIGLAFIAFPKIISSLGAGADLFGLLFFSSLFVAGISSMVSILEVPIAAMQDKLKWSRKKAVTIIGGGSALVSVILFSSVNAIKLVDIVDHFINNIGIIGGALVSIISIAWFKRSALIELRDHVNRISTIQLGKGWAFTLTVITSLILLTTLSMTLFNLVKNGYDTYSMSLQGVFGWGSVIFCAVIAVILSKMKDREER from the coding sequence ATGTCAGGAAATCGTGAAAACTGGACATCGCGGTCCGGCTTTATTATTGCAGCTGTAGGTTCGGCTGTAGGCTTAGGCAATATTTGGCGTTTCCCCTATGTCGCCTATGAAAACGGCGGCGGCGCATTTTTAATTCCCTATTTATTGGCGCTGATTACTGCCGGCTTGCCGCTGTTATTTTTAGATTATGCAACAGGGCACCGCAGTACGGGCTCTCCGCCCAAAGCCTACCGCGCTTTATTCAAAGGCGGGGAAACGCTGGGCTGGTGGCAAGTCTGCGTGTGCATCATCATTGGCCTGTACTATGCCAGCGTACTGACCTGGGCGGGAAGCTATGTTTACTTCTCGATTGGCCAGGCATGGGGCAGCGACCCTGAAAGCTTCTTCTTTAATACCTATCTGCAGACCTCGAAAGCATCAGGCTTTGACTTGCAGTTTGTCAGCCATTTATTCTGGCCAATCGTGGGAATTTGGGCGCTGACCTTAATCATCCTGTTTGGCGGGGTGAAAAAAGGCGTTGAATTATCGAATAAGATTTTCATGCCTTTATTATTCGTTTTATTCACGGTTTTGGTGGTGCAGTCACTGCGTTTACCGGGCGCGGCGGAAGGCTTGAATGCATTCTTTACCCCGAACTGGTCTGCGATGATGGACTATAAAGTCTGGCTGGCGGCGTATGGCCATACTTTCTTCTCGCTGTCGGTCGGCTTCGGGATCATGGTGACTTATGCATCGTATTTAAAGCCGAAAACCAACTTGACAGGCTCAGGCCTGATCGTTGGCTTTGCCAATGCATCCACTGAGATTTTGGCGGGTATTGGCATTTTTGCAGCATTGGGCTTTATGGCGCATGCCGCAGGCAAAGAAGTTCAAGACGTGGTGAGCGGCGGTATTGGCCTGGCCTTTATTGCCTTCCCGAAAATCATTTCCAGCTTAGGCGCGGGCGCTGATTTATTCGGCCTGCTGTTCTTCTCTTCGCTGTTTGTCGCGGGCATTTCTTCCATGGTGAGCATCCTGGAAGTGCCGATTGCAGCCATGCAGGACAAGCTGAAATGGAGCCGTAAAAAAGCGGTAACCATTATCGGCGGCGGCAGCGCGCTGGTTTCAGTGATCTTATTCTCCAGCGTGAATGCGATCAAGCTGGTGGATATTGTGGATCACTTTATCAATAACATCGGCATTATCGGTGGCGCGCTGGTTTCAATCATCAGCATTGCGTGGTTTAAGCGTTCCGCATTGATTGAGCTGCGTGATCACGTCAACCGTATTTCCACCATTCAGCTGGGCAAAGGCTGGGCATTCACTTTAACCGTGATCACTTCTTTGATCCTGTTAACCACGCTGAGCATGACCCTATTTAACTTAGTGAAAAACGGTTACGATACTTATAGCATGAGCCTGCAGGGCGTATTTGGCTGGGGCAGCGTGATTTTCTGTGCGGTCATTGCTGTGATTCTGTCAAAAATGAAAGACCGCGAGGAGCGTTAA
- a CDS encoding methionine/alanine import family NSS transporter small subunit, producing the protein MNTSAIVMMIISMLFLWGGLALSILHLMKNPEELDDVLEDVKDQHTL; encoded by the coding sequence ATGAATACTTCCGCAATTGTGATGATGATTATTTCCATGCTGTTTTTGTGGGGCGGGCTGGCGCTGTCTATCCTGCACTTGATGAAAAATCCTGAAGAGCTGGATGATGTGCTGGAAGACGTGAAGGATCAGCATACGCTGTGA
- a CDS encoding DUF1287 domain-containing protein: MTIKAKLFALLLLPAAQACWALDALQLVADARSQIGKTLYYDPAYSALRYPMGDVPLVKGVCTDVVIRALRRQGMDLQQGIHEDMRANFKRYPQKWGLKAPDSNIDHRRVPNIQAYLQRQGYAVQDQRYAPGDIVTWDLGRGLAHIGIVSDRKAFSRTPLIIHNIGQGAREENILHQYAITGHYRVQR, encoded by the coding sequence ATGACCATAAAAGCCAAACTGTTCGCGCTGCTGCTTTTGCCGGCGGCGCAGGCCTGCTGGGCGCTGGATGCCCTGCAGCTGGTGGCGGATGCGCGGAGCCAGATCGGGAAAACCCTGTATTATGACCCGGCGTACAGCGCGCTGCGCTACCCGATGGGCGATGTGCCGCTGGTGAAGGGCGTCTGCACCGATGTGGTGATCCGCGCGCTGCGCCGGCAGGGCATGGACCTGCAGCAAGGCATTCATGAGGACATGCGCGCCAACTTTAAGCGCTACCCGCAAAAGTGGGGCCTGAAAGCGCCGGACAGCAATATCGATCACCGGCGCGTGCCGAATATTCAGGCTTATCTGCAGCGCCAGGGCTATGCTGTGCAGGATCAGCGCTATGCGCCCGGAGATATTGTCACTTGGGATCTGGGGCGCGGCCTGGCGCATATCGGCATTGTTTCAGACCGCAAGGCCTTCAGCCGGACTCCGCTGATTATTCACAATATCGGGCAGGGCGCGCGCGAAGAAAATATCCTGCATCAGTATGCAATTACCGGGCATTACCGGGTGCAGCGCTGA
- a CDS encoding TIGR04219 family outer membrane beta-barrel protein, producing the protein MKALNLLYALAGLAAVHTAHADVIGLKGSVDFWSYSADLSHPHEAQPQSQLGDDHGLSFSAALEHPVPLLPNIKIKHARLQADSDESASGTPRNQLDLNYSDFILYYELLDNIINADAGLGLKRLEGDIRHNYAAAQDVSASIPMLYAQAGVKLPFTGLSANAEVSVAGLDDERVTDAQAELKYNFIDSALVDAGAKLGYRILDIQLEQDSSRETKLKFKGPYIGLEAHF; encoded by the coding sequence ATGAAAGCTTTAAATTTACTGTATGCATTGGCCGGCCTGGCTGCAGTCCATACTGCCCATGCCGATGTGATTGGGCTGAAAGGCAGTGTTGATTTCTGGAGCTACAGCGCGGACTTGAGCCATCCGCATGAAGCCCAGCCCCAGTCTCAGCTGGGAGATGACCATGGCCTGTCATTTTCAGCTGCGCTTGAACATCCTGTGCCTTTGCTGCCGAATATCAAAATCAAGCATGCCCGCCTGCAGGCCGACAGCGATGAAAGCGCTTCAGGAACGCCGCGCAATCAGCTTGACCTCAATTATTCCGACTTCATTCTGTATTACGAGCTTTTGGACAATATCATCAATGCCGATGCCGGCTTGGGCCTGAAGCGGCTGGAAGGCGACATCCGCCATAACTATGCAGCTGCGCAAGACGTCAGCGCCAGCATTCCCATGCTTTACGCGCAGGCCGGCGTCAAGCTGCCCTTTACCGGCCTGAGCGCCAATGCCGAAGTCAGCGTTGCCGGACTGGATGATGAGCGCGTCACCGATGCGCAAGCCGAACTGAAATACAATTTCATCGATTCCGCTTTAGTCGATGCCGGCGCCAAACTGGGCTACCGCATTCTGGATATTCAGCTGGAACAGGACAGCAGCCGGGAAACCAAGCTGAAATTCAAAGGCCCCTATATCGGGCTTGAAGCGCACTTTTAA
- a CDS encoding MFS transporter, with protein MTVQTMNVNAVVDRAKFKSFHMKIVLWCLFIVLFDGYDLAINGVVLPLLMKEWGMSAVQAGMLASTALAGMMFGAMSFGMLADKIGRKKVILICVSLFSLFTFLGGFASNPTEFGILRFIAGLGIGGVLPNLVALTSEYAPQRLRSTLVTAMFSGYAMGGIMAALCGSWLAADHGWQIMFYIAIIPLLFVPLFWKFLPESLTYLVKAKKQDQARYFLQKVEPAAQVTADTQLVLSSNDQTTSASVKALFSENRAAGTLLFWLAFFMCLLMLYALGSWLPKLMMAAGYSLGSSLMFLLALNIGAVIGTVSGGVLADRFDFKPVLISMLTVGILSLVGLGFNSPQPVIYLLVSLAGASSIGCSILLYSYVAQYYPVAVRSTGIGWASAIGRTGAIVGPIVIGLLLGMELPHKWNFIAVAIPGIIGAIAIFFIRVEKKAAEPAAEKALKAGVLTAD; from the coding sequence ATGACAGTACAAACAATGAATGTGAATGCTGTAGTGGATCGGGCGAAATTTAAATCCTTTCATATGAAAATTGTGCTCTGGTGCCTGTTTATCGTGCTGTTTGACGGCTATGATTTGGCGATTAACGGCGTTGTGCTGCCGCTGCTGATGAAGGAATGGGGCATGAGCGCAGTGCAGGCAGGCATGCTGGCGAGTACCGCATTGGCCGGCATGATGTTTGGCGCAATGAGCTTTGGCATGCTGGCGGATAAAATTGGCCGCAAAAAAGTTATTTTAATTTGCGTTTCATTATTCAGCCTGTTTACTTTTTTAGGCGGTTTCGCATCCAATCCAACAGAGTTTGGAATATTGCGCTTTATTGCAGGCCTCGGCATTGGCGGCGTATTGCCGAACCTGGTGGCTTTAACTTCAGAATATGCGCCGCAGCGCCTGCGCAGCACCCTGGTAACGGCGATGTTCAGCGGCTACGCAATGGGCGGCATCATGGCGGCTTTGTGCGGTTCATGGCTTGCTGCTGATCATGGCTGGCAAATCATGTTCTATATTGCGATCATTCCTTTACTGTTTGTGCCATTATTCTGGAAATTCCTGCCGGAATCTTTAACTTATTTAGTCAAGGCGAAAAAGCAGGATCAGGCGCGCTATTTCCTGCAGAAAGTTGAGCCGGCCGCGCAAGTTACAGCAGATACGCAGCTGGTGCTGTCCTCGAATGATCAAACCACCAGCGCTTCAGTCAAGGCCTTGTTCAGTGAAAACCGAGCAGCCGGCACACTGCTGTTTTGGCTGGCATTTTTCATGTGCCTATTAATGCTGTATGCCTTAGGCAGCTGGCTGCCGAAGCTGATGATGGCCGCCGGCTATTCTTTAGGCAGCAGCTTGATGTTCCTGCTGGCCTTGAATATCGGGGCAGTCATTGGCACTGTAAGCGGCGGTGTTCTGGCTGACCGCTTTGATTTTAAACCGGTTTTAATCAGCATGCTGACGGTGGGCATACTTTCTCTGGTAGGCTTAGGCTTCAATTCCCCGCAGCCTGTTATTTATCTGCTGGTCAGCCTGGCGGGCGCGTCATCGATTGGCTGCAGCATTTTACTCTACAGCTATGTGGCGCAGTATTATCCGGTTGCAGTCCGTTCTACAGGCATTGGCTGGGCATCGGCAATCGGCCGCACTGGGGCAATTGTCGGCCCAATCGTGATTGGCCTGCTCCTGGGCATGGAACTGCCGCATAAGTGGAATTTTATCGCGGTCGCCATTCCTGGAATTATCGGCGCGATTGCTATTTTCTTTATCCGCGTGGAGAAGAAAGCAGCTGAACCGGCTGCAGAAAAAGCATTAAAGGCCGGCGTCCTTACAGCGGATTAA